One Aethina tumida isolate Nest 87 chromosome 5, icAetTumi1.1, whole genome shotgun sequence genomic window carries:
- the LOC126265681 gene encoding uncharacterized protein LOC126265681, which produces MDNTALKLVLFDPDKDGSEVQKFYQQLKNIRIKTILIFTQKPMNWMLVMALNLFATNKFLNVIFAYEDMGDVVLITVNPFLSKARQNIKFVGNQNFFEEKARHLHGYKVKALVTNLDNTKVKVRHHDGMVQYYGKDAQTIQTIIGYLGGTLEIINLYDVINETNQNPWDKTSKIKNVAKRKREIVKELGVSILINSEMFTSNDSVFEQIYPHTMNNLHVITKKRKPVSVYGMIAIIAPPHILLVFCVPLLGGIVYWFLIKMENCNRFSLFDIIFHAYRISFTNISRYLPKNNYPRRIIIITYIIYCYLLNNSLQTKMISLLSLVPHQNDINTINQLSSNLRPIYTYKNYVEEIKKKYNESMYKYYHEFENNTGPIESIEKYNAYSLEEYDVAVSITRSKIHYANGRPKYHIMRESVMPSFQSFKIVYGSPIIPMVNKVMRILSEAGLIQLWSRNMIHDAIISGDLYPENYDVSENSKAFAMDSFGVIMKGMFIAYFFAFLVFLVELIWFYFSK; this is translated from the exons ATGGATAACACTGCGTTAAAACTAGTACTTTTCGATCCAGATAAAGATGGTTCAGAGGTTCAAAAATTTTACCAACAGCTCAAAAATATTAGGATAAAAACTATACTAATATTTACGCAAAAACCAATGAACTGGATGTTAGTAATGGCTTTAAATTTGTTCGCTacgaataaattcttgaatGTTATTTTCGCTTACGAAGACATGGGTGACGTTGTGTTGATTACAGTCAATCCGTTTTTGTCTAAGGCGAgacaaaacatcaaatttgttGGTAACCAGAATTTCTTCGAGGAAAAGGCGAGACATTTGCACGGTTACAAAGTTAAAGCTTTGGTAACGAATTTAGACAATACCAAAGTTAAAGTGCGACACCACGATGGTATGGTACAATATTATGGCAAAGACGCACAAACCATACAAACCATAATCGGTTATCTTGGTGGAACTTTGgaaattatcaatttgtaTGACGTCATCAACGAAACGAATCAAAATCCTTGGGATAAGACGTCAAAGATCAAAAATGTGGCGAAGAGAAAACGGGAAATTGTTAAAGAGTTGGGCGTTAGTATTCTGATCAATTCGGAAATGTTTACGTCCAACGACTCGGTTTTCGAACAGATATACCCTCATACCATGAACAATCTGCATGTCATAACGAAGAAACGAAAGCCCGTTTCCGTTTACGGAATGATCGCCATTATTGCCCCACCACACATTCTTCTTGTTTTCTGCGTACCACTTT TGGGAGGAATAGTGTATTGGTTTCTTATAAAGATGGAAAATTGCAACCGTTTTTCCTTGTTCGACATAATTTTCCACGCTTACCGCATATCCTTCACGAATATTTCCAGATATTTACCAAAAAACAATTATCCCCGTCGCATTATAATAATCacctatattatatattgctATTTGCTTAACAACTCATTGCAAACGAAGATGATCAGCTTATTAAGTCTAGTTCCCCATCAAAATGACATAAACACCATAAACCAACTGTCGAGTAATTTAAGACCCATTTACACTTACAAGAATTACGtggaagaaattaaaaagaagtaCAATGAATCCATGTACAAATATTATCAcgaatttgaaaacaatacaGGTCCCATTGAAAGTATCGAAAAATACAACGCGTACTCCTTGGAAGAATATGACGTTGCAGTATCCATCACTAGATCTAAAATCCACTATGCCAATG GAAGACCCAAATATCATATAATGAGGGAAAGTGTGATGCCTTCGttccaatcatttaaaatcgTGTACGGATCCCCAATAATCCCGATGGTGAATAAAGTAATGAGGATTCTGAGCGAAGCCGGTTTGATACAGTTATGGAGCAGGAATATGATTCACGACGCGATAATCAGCGGTGATCTCTATCCGGAGAATTACGACGTTTCCGAAAACAGCAAAGCCTTTGCGATGGATTCGTTTGGTGTCATCATGAAGGGGATGTTTATCGCATACTTTTTTGCCTTCCTTGTTTTCTTGGTCGAATtgatttggttttattttagcAAATAA
- the LOC109593904 gene encoding phospholipase A1 VesT1.02, translating to MLPLRRVLIVTFFMGFGVTQITLPKQPIKEALFLHNTVSSNKTIKDCIFRNYLDPEACPDPFLKYVIYNGGKKQTINYLEKDWVKKSIRDENKEDVFIVHGYASGDDTLPIVVLRDAYINNGSYNVWMIDWSGLAEPPCYRAAVTNIWTVAKCAGEMVISMKSFGINTERLTCVGHSLGAHICGLISRSSSNKFRRIVALDPARPLITPAVKLGTGDAQAVHVMHTNAGHYGERDKQGHVDFCVNGGRIQPFCENVPIDTQLCSHVWAICYMAESLHPEKARLANPCSRRCPPPPRPLHKAGSSIYMGQFTSLTAMGSYCVHDTSTTPPYCPKYPGDVGDKRCCLDVFDLGTTTPINEVTHDPVFGL from the exons ATGTTACCACTGCGTCGTGTTCttattgttactttttttatgg gTTTTGGTGTGACCCAAATAACTTTACCAAAGCAACCGATAAAAGAAGCGTTGTTCCTCCACAACACAGTGTCCAGCAACAAGACCATAAAAGATTGCATTTTCCGCAACTATTTGGACCCGGAAGCGTGTCCGGATCCGTTCTTGAAATATGTCATTTATAACGGAGGGAAGAAGCAGACCATCAACTATCTGGAGAAGGACTGGGTGAAAAAGAGCATCCGTGATGAGAACAAAGAGGATGTGTTTATTGTCCACGGTTATGCCAGTGGGGATGATACTTTACCCATTGTCGTCTTGAGGGATG CTTATATTAATAACGGAAGTTATAACGTGTGGATGATCGATTGGAGCGGATTGGCTGAGCCTCCATGTTACAGAGCTGCAGTAACGAATATATGGACGGTGGCGAAGTGTGCAGGAGAAATGGTAATTTCGATGAAGTCCTTCGGCATCAATACAGAAAGGCTCACATGTGTCGGGCACTCTTTAG gtgcaCATATTTGTGGGTTAATCTCGCGGTCGTCGTCGAACAAGTTCCGCAGAATAGTCGCGCTGGATCCTGCTAGACCGTTGATAACGCCGGCCGTTAAACTGGGAACCGGAGACGCGCAGGCAGTTCACGTGATGCACACGAATGCGGGACACTACGGTGAACGGGACAAACAGGGTCACGTCGACTTTTGCGTCAACGGCGGCAGGATACAACCGTTCTGCGAGAACGTACCCA tTGACACACAATTGTGCAGCCACGTTTGGGCGATCTGCTACATGGCTGAAAGTCTGCATCCTGAAAAGGCCAGATTGGCGAACCCGTGCTCCAGAAGATGTCCTCCGCCGCCTCGACCCCTGCACAAGGCCGGTTCTTCGATTTACATGGGACAGTTCACCTCACTGAC CGCCATGGGTTCGTATTGCGTGCACGACACGTCCACAACCCCGCCGTATTGTCCCAAATATCCCGGAGATGTGGGTGACAAAAGATGTTGTCTGGACGTGTTTGATCTGGGCACGACCACGCCGATCAACGAAGTCACACACGATCCAGTTTTCGGactgtga